ttatgtgaaATTACATTAAGTACAACGATAACAAGAATACGATGAATTACATAATTACATCATTAGAAGCCATATTTAATTTGTCATCCGAGTGTCAAACATATTAACTTTGTCAGCTTTCTTCTGCTTATTCACTTTCGATCTCTTACAATTTTCATGTCTGGTTATCATACACAAAATGAAACTCCAAACCTTATATCACAACATAATCACTATAAACATCAAAGATTCATTTGTTGTATAATATTGACCAACTCCAAACtttgatcaaaatatatttttcggaaaaaaattcaatatattgaTTCTTTCAAAAGGAAAAGAAACTGAAGTTGCCAACTTTCAAAGATACAACAAAAGAAATACACTTTCAGCTCGGAACCAATGTCTCTTCCATAGCCATTCCCATGGTCTCACTAATGGTTATGTTTTGCTCATATTCCTATACCATATTAGTATATTTGTATCCAAATATGAGCATTTTATAGATTCTTCCTGCTGTGCGGCTATCAATCCTCTTCTTTTGGCCATTACAACGAGTAGCCTTCAATTCAACATATAACTTCTCCCACAGATTATCTCTGCCATCAATAAAAGGAAAATGAAAAACCAAATTAAAGTAACGCCTCACAAGTTGTGGAAATTGCCATACATCATGGGCATAATGATCATGTACGAAATAAGTGATGCATAATGGATGCAACTCATGCAATATCTCACGAGGGATCAGAGTATTAGCGGCGATGATTCCGATTTAGCATGATCCATTGACAAATCGAATCACAAGACCCCACCAGAATTATCACAGTTGAAAGCATCAACCAAAACAATAGTGATTTATTATTCTTCCGGAAAACAATTCCAGTCCCTTTTTTGGATAATTTATGCCTACAATAAAGTTTTGGAGATAAATgaagaatataaaatttcaatagAGGCACTATAATGGATGTGACATCGAAAGTTTGtaactttataatataaaaaagatAGAGATAGATGGCGAGAATCTATACGCACTCTGCACTCACTTGCTCCACTAATTTGGGATTTCTCTTCCGTTCCTCTTCCtcccatcttcatcttcatcttcatcttcgtcGCCTTATCTTCCCCACAAGTCTCGCTCTTCCACACGCTAAAACCCAATCCTCGTAAGTTATCACGATCGATGGGTTTCTCTGTTTGACTGTTTTCAATCCAAAAGTCTCATCCTTTGATCGGTTTCTGTATGTTCTGTTCAGTGTCGGATTATTATATTGATTGGTTCTGTTAAGACTGTGGATGATGAATCTGCTTACTGGAATCGTTTTGTAATCAATTAGAGATCTGTTTGTTTCAGTTGGTCTCGAAGAAGAGTTGTAGCCATGGATTCTTCTGGAACTGACTCGGCTAAGGAAGTGCATGTTGGCTTGGACTCAGCTACTGAGGAAGAGTATGCCACACAGTCAAAGTTACTTCAAGAGTTCATGAGCATTCCCACCATTGACAAAGCTTGGATTCTCAGCTCTGTTTCTGGTAATGACTCCAACTTTGGAATCAAGATCATCTGACCAAATGAAAACGATGATTTCACTTTTATAGGTAGTCAGGCAATGGTTGCAATGAGTCAAGCAAACCTTTTGGCTAATAAAAGGAGGAAGTTTATGTTATCTGCTCTCATCTCCAAAGACGAAACTACAAGTAACCAATCTTCTGTCAACTTTCACTGGACTCCATTTCCAGTTGAGATGACTGGCGCATCGGCCTTTGTCCCCTCTCCATCAGGTCTGAAGCTTCTTGTGATTCGAAACCCTGAAAACGAGTCTCCTACAAAGTTTGAGATATGGAGTCCGTCTCAGCTAGACAAGGAGTTTCATATCCCACAGAAAGTTCATGGCTCTGTATACCTTGATGGATGGTACTAGACTTTTCCTTTTAGCTGTTTTTTAGCTATTGGAGAAGTGAGTAAAggttatgtgtgtgtgtgtatgatgCAGGTTTGAAGGGATCTCTTGGAACTCAGATGAGACTCGTGTTGCTTATGTTGCAGAGGAACCATCTCCTCCCAAACCTACGTTTGACCATCTTGGTTATTACAAGAAAGGAACTTCTTCGGACAAGGATATTGGAAGCTGGAAAGGTCAAGGAGATTGGGAAGATGAATGGGGAGAAGCGTATGCCGGAAAAAAGCAGCCTGCCCTGTTTGTTATCGATGTTGACAGTGGAGAGGTGGAGCATATCAAAGGAGTTCCAAGATCGATAAGTGTCGGACAGGTTGTTTGGAGTCCAAACAGTAAAGGCTCAGCTCAGTACTTAGTTTTCGCTGGATGGTTAGGAGATAAAAGAAAGCTTGGTCTCAAGCACTGCTACAACAGACCATGTGCCATTTACGCAGTTAGATGCCCAGAACCTAAGtgagtttttttatttggcTTCTAGAAGACAACTTGATCACTCCtttatttcgaaaaagtatttgatagAGAGTTTTGTCTTTACTTGTGTTCCAGAGATGATGCTAATGAACCATTCCCTGTTCATAATTTGACTAAAAGCATAAGCAGCGGTTTTTGCCCACGGTTCAGGTTTACATCTTATGACACTTTCTCTTGCCTTCTAAAACCATTGTTCTCCTTGTTACTCTGTTTATCTAACTGAGCCATCTCCAACAATATATTAAAgacttactctctctctctcttcaccaTACGTTTTTTTCCTTCTCTAACAGCAAAGATGGCAAGTTTCTTCTGTTTTTATCCGCAAAGGCCGCTGTTGATTCTGGGGCGCATTGTTCAACCGAGTCACTTCACAAGATTAGCTGGCCAAGCGATGGAAACTTCCTGAATCAACTAATATCGTTGATGTGGTAAAGATTATACAGACCCTTTGTGTTTCTGTCTTTGTTTATCTCCCTATGGAGGCTTCAAACTTCCTCTTATGTTATTTTGTCTTTCTACACTCACTTTATATTCTTCAACTTTATTTGAAAATGCAGATTGAAGTTGTGAATTGTCCCGATGATGGTTGTTTCCCTGGGCTCTATGTCACCGGACTTTTGAGTGATCCGTGGCTGTCAGATGGCACTCTTATATTGTCTTCCTACTGGCGCAGTTGTAGAGTAATACTCAGCTTAAATTTGATAAGGTGAGTGGTGAATCTATATGAAAAGTTTCCAAATAACTTTCATCTGCTGCGGTAATTGATGATAATATCCTTTTATCTTGGGGCATTACAGTGGTGAACTGTCACGAGTCAGCCCTAATGATTCTGATTTTTCATGGAGTGTTCTTGCACTTGATGGTGATAATGTTGTTGCCGGTAACATCTTTGAGCAAGCTCTTAATCTCAGTTACTAACCTTAAACTCAAACAGACACCAGTCTTGAAACAacattgtatgtttttttttgtgagaagTGTCTAGCAGTCCAGTGAGTGTTCCTGAAATCAAGTATGGAAAGAAAGTTCTTGATCCATCTGGAAAGCCTTCATGGCATTGGTCAAGTATCCAAAAACCAATATTTAAATGCTCTGAGAAGGTAAAAATCATATTTGCCAAATCCTCCTGATGCATATCATGTTAAGATCTTCCTTGTGTTCATCTTTTGGTTTATATTATACTGCTGCAGGTGACATCAGGGCTTTCATCTCTTCAgtttaaaattctaaaagttCCAGTCAGTAATGTTTCTGAATGTCTCACCGAAGGTACTCTAACACTTAATATTGCCTTTACAGACAAGAATTCATTACAAGATGTTTCAGTTTTTGGTTTGATAAACTTTCATGGCACATGGCAGGGGCCAAAAGACCTTTTGAAGCTATATATGTATCGTCTTCAAAGACCAAGGAGAATGGGAAAGGTGATCCTTTAGTTGTTGTCCTCCATGGAGGCCCTCATACAGTTGCACCATGCAGCTTCTCCAAGCAGCTGGCATATCTCTCCTCAATTGGATACAGTCTGCTGATTGTAAATTACAGGTTCACATTTACATCTCTCATATCCTCACTAAGTTACCAACAACCAACCTTCTTCTAGTGATTCTAACTTGGTCTTTGGTGAACTGAAAGGGGTTCGTTGGGATTTGGGGAAGATGCTCTGCAGTCTGTACCTGGAAAAATTGGATCACAGGACGTGAACGATGTGCTCTCAGCGGTAGATCATGCCGTCGAAATGGGACTTGCAGACCCGTCTAGAATAACCGTGCTAGGTGGTTCTCACGGTGGGTTTCTGACCACACACTTGATTGGCCAGGTACTGTTATTCACTCTCACCTTTATTGTGATGGCAATCATCATTCTTATACTAAAAGCTTTGGTATAGGCGCCGGATAAGTTTGTGGCAGCAGCTGCGAGGAATCCTGTATGCAACATTGCATCAATGGTTGGGATTACGGATATACCTGATTGGTGTTTCTTTGAAGCTTATGGTGACCAGACTCACTACACTGAAGCCCCCTCACCTGAAGACATGTCTCTGTTTCATCAAATCTCTCCTATATCACACATCTCAAAGGTTAACACTTAACAACACCACTTCCGTTCTTTGATAAGGTTTGTTGACatcctatatattaaatgattcTTCTTGTGCAGGTGAAAACACCCACTCTGTTTCTTTTGGGAACTGTGGATCTCCGTGTTCCTATTTCAAATGGATTTCAAGTAAGATCAGTCTTCAACTTGGTTAAGTTTCCAGATCCCAAACTCATTGGTGAAGTTGTTTAATTCCGTGGTCTTGATTTGTATAGTACGTTAGGGCGTTAAAGGAGAAAGGAGCCGATGTTAAAGTCTTAGTCTTTCCTAATGACAATCATTCTCTAGACAGGTAAAAAAACCAATACCAAAGCTAAAGCATATGTGTGAGGAAAGTTTTGTATTTTAAGAGCATGTTTTTGCAActtgtgattgtttttttttttttttgcagaccGCAGACGGATTATGAAAGCTTTCTCAACATTGCTGTCTGGTTCAACAAGTATTGCAAGCTGTGAACATCTTGTGATTGTTATCGTAATAagtgaaatgaaaataaaagtaCTTTTTAAATCAAATACTTGACTTTTGAATAAAGGAGTTTGACTTTATACTATTTaggaaataattaaattaggttttaaaaatagaacatttatatttattttgataaaaacgggactatatatatatatatatgccgcCCATATGATAGATATTGATAACAAGATACGCCGAGCTTTCTTCTAAATTGAGATTTGCTCCTCCTTATTATTTTGAGAGCAagtttttttcttggttttcaATCACTATTCCAACAGCTCTAGAGTACATAGAGCAGGGTTAATCTTAACAGCCAGCTACTGGTAGTGCTGGGAATATGAATCATTATCCGCGGGCCCCGCCCCATTTGACCCgctgcggggcgggtgcgggtcgagtGATTTGAAAAATTTGGTTCACGGGTGCGGGTGCGGGTTGAGTGATTTTtatgcggggcgggtgcgggtcagcCAAAATTCAGTGCGGgtacccgccaacccgcaaaaactaaaaagaaaaagattttttttttaaatattatttttaaatagaaaattttttaaaaataatttaatttttaattataaatagatttatatttattatttttaataaaaaatatttaaaatattaaattttattgttattttcaataaaaatatttaaaatattaaattttattgttattttaataaaaaatatttaaattaataatttttaatattattaatattatccgCGGGTCTAGCGGATCACCCGCGGGTTttagcggggcgggtgcggatttcatattttcttcttgCGGGTCAAGCGGGTCAAATTTTTTgagtaaaaaaaatcagtttaccCGCGGGTTGGCGGGTCAGCGGGGCGGGTTTGACCCGCAACCCAGCTCTAGCTACTGGGGCAACTAGTCTAATGCAAAACGACGTTACTTTCATCTTCGCCTTCAGTATATGTAAATCATACAAAATTCGAAAGTAGAAAGCAAACCCCAAGACTAACTTTACTGCGTGGAAACTTATTACAGAGTAgattagggctgggcaaataaaccgaacccgaaaacccgaaccgaatccgatccgatcaaaatgaatccgaaccgatccgaacccgaagtaaataccgaatggttcttgttttgtggtatttcgggttatgggtattatccgaaccgaacccggatctaaatggatatccgataaaacccgaaacattcaaaacctcgaaaagatcttgtaccaaacatgatctcaattcctaatatgtatccaaaatacactataaaatattgaacatcaaaaatacttatctattacatgaaggttggtggTCCTATTGCATGAAGGTTGGTGGtactattacatgaaggttgatggttgaagatgaccgttgaatcttgaagtatttagattttaattttgttttcgttaaacaatgtttctcattttatgagaacttggttttcattttatgcttttatatatttggttttctgtttatcagtaaatatgtttacttttcgtttgattttgaatgattacgcttgatgttccttatttttgaatcgattttacttaagttttggttacaaaataggtgcaaatcaggtattttaaaactgaagaaccaattttactcatgttttggttataaaattggtaaaaatcaggtacttttaaaccgaaaaccgattgggacccgaacccgaaagtatattgggttgtaccggttctttgaagatttactaaccccgacccgaacccgatagaacccgaaccggtcccgaaccaaactttcatataatccgaatggggctgattttgataaacccgaaaaaccgaaacccgattggataaaaccgaaacccgttTGGGATCCCGAATGCCCAGGCATAGAGTAGATGGATCGTATTAGCGGTCTACCTGACGAGGTTCTTTGCCATATATTGTCCTTCCTTCCGACAAAGCTTGCTGCTTTGACATCTGTTCTGTCAACGAAGTGGCGCAATCTTCTTGTGTTTGTCCCTAATCTTGACATCACTTGTCATACTAAGATCGTGCCAGTAGATAGCATTTATTATGGTATTCCTAAGGAGATTATGTATGGAACTATGCTGAGCTTCAGGGGTTTTATAGATAGGGTATTGGCTTTGCAGGGTGATTCTTCCATTAAGAAAGTCTCCCTCAACTGTATAAACTATGTTCATCCAGATCATTTGGACCGTTGGATATGTAACGTGCTGCGTCGTGGTGTTTCAGAACTTGAAACTGCCATCTATGATcaagatggtgatgatgattttAATTATCTTCTGCCTCAGGAGATGTTCGTCAGTAGAACACTAGTCAAGTTGAAATTAGGCAACTTTGAATGGTGGCCTGGAGCTAAAGGAACTTTTTTACCAAAGCTTAAAACTCTAGTTGTTAACTTTTGGGATTGTTCGGATAAGCTTGAGAAGATTCATCCTGCTTTCCCTGTGCTTGAGGAATTATACATAGAAAGCATTACGTGGAAAGATTCGGGTGACTCAGTGTCAAGTGCAAGCCTCAAGAGGCTCACTATCCATGCCAATGGTTGTCAAAGCATGGTAGCACATATTACAACGAGCATGAGCATTTCTTTTGATACTCCAAGTGTGCTCTACCTTGAGTATTCTGATGAAGTTGCGAGCTACTATCCGAAAGTTAACTTGCCAAATTTAGTTGACGCAGTACTCGACCTTAATATACGTGATTTTGAATATATGAAGCTAGACAGAGAGCGATATGATGATGGGTTAAGGAACTATGTTGTTCTGAGATGTGGAAATTTGTGTAAGCTCATGACCGGCATAGGAAATGTGAAGACACTTACGTTTTCTTCTAACACTCTCGAGGTAATCaagtttctattttgtttttctcttgGAACATGAAATCATTATAAAGCCATGTTAGGTAAAGTAAAACTTtcttaatcatttttattttcttgttacaGTTGTTTTTTATATGCTTTGAATCGATGCCAGCGTTCAACAACCTCAAAATGTTACGAATTAGTGGGAGTGTCCACCCAGTGGGATGGCAAGCAATGCCGGTTTTCTTACAGAACTGTCCACATTTAGACACTGTACAAATGGAGGTACCAACTTGTCAAAAAAGCATTACCATAGTCATAGATAGAGATCATTCTTCAAAGTCCCTTactgtatcttttttttttctttcagtaTCTCTGTGCTTGGGACTGCATTTCCCTGGAAGAGAAAGGTGGTTGGCTCATATCTTGTCCAGTGTAAAAGATACTGATTGAAATGTTTAGAGGAACAAAGAGAGAGATTGGAACGGTAAAGCATTTGTTGGAGTCTTTGTCGTGTTTGAAGGAGATGACGTTATTTGCCGGAAGGGATTATCCTACAGATATCTTTGATCTTGTTGTGAAGATGGTGAATCTATGCAATGGGAGTTACCGAGCTGTGGTGAAAAACGCTTCCTGGTGTGTGATTCGCCCGATATATGAAGTAGACTCGTAGT
The sequence above is drawn from the Brassica napus cultivar Da-Ae chromosome A8, Da-Ae, whole genome shotgun sequence genome and encodes:
- the LOC106358768 gene encoding F-box/LRR-repeat protein At3g58930-like, with the translated sequence MDRISGLPDEVLCHILSFLPTKLAALTSVLSTKWRNLLVFVPNLDITCHTKIVPVDSIYYGIPKEIMYGTMLSFRGFIDRVLALQGDSSIKKVSLNCINYVHPDHLDRWICNVLRRGVSELETAIYDQDGDDDFNYLLPQEMFVSRTLVKLKLGNFEWWPGAKGTFLPKLKTLVVNFWDCSDKLEKIHPAFPVLEELYIESITWKDSGDSVSSASLKRLTIHANGCQSMVAHITTSMSISFDTPSVLYLEYSDEVASYYPKVNLPNLVDAVLDLNIRDFEYMKLDRERYDDGLRNYVVLRCGNLCKLMTGIGNVKTLTFSSNTLELFFICFESMPAFNNLKMLRISGSVHPVGWQAMPVFLQNCPHLDTVQMEYLCAWDCISLEEKGGWLISCPEMTLFAGRDYPTDIFDLVVKMVNLCNGSYRAVVKNASWCVIRPIYEVDS